In Mammaliicoccus sp. Marseille-Q6498, the genomic stretch GGTGTCATATTGTGAGAAAATACAGCTAATGCTTTTTTGTTAACATCTTCATCCGTTTCAGCGAAATATTCACGACGTTCTGAATGTCCAAGAACAACATATTTTACGCCTAAATCTTCAAGTGCTGCTGGTGAAGTTTCACCAGTAAATGCGCCATTATCTTCAAAATAAGCATTTTGAGCACCAATTTGTAATCCTTGTGCTACGCCTTCTTTAGTTAAATTAACAAGTGCATCTAAATGTAAAGTTGGTGCACATATTACTGAATCTACTTCGTTAGTATCTGGTAATGCTGGAAGTTCATTAACAAAATCTTTTGCTTCTTGAACTGTTTTATTCATTTTCCAGTTACCTGCGATAATTGGCTTTCTCATGATTAAAAAACTCCTTTTATGATTATTTTTCTGATATAGCTACGATACCTGGTAATTCTTTACCTTCTAGATATTCTAGAGAAGCGCCGCCACCAGTTGAAATGTGTGTAAAGTCATCAGCAAATCCTAAATCCATTGCTGCTGCAGCTGAATCTCCGCCACCAATAATAGTAGTAGCATCTTTCAAGTTTGCAATTGCTTTACATACGCCAATTGTACCTTTTGCGAAATTACTGAATTCGAATACGCCCATAGGACCGTTCCAAACAACTGTGTTAGCACCTTCTAATGCTTCAGTGAATAATTCAACTGTTTTAGGACCGATATCCATTGCTTCTTGATCAGCTGGAATTTCATCAGCAGATACTACTGTAATTTCAGCATCATTAGAAAATTCTTTTGCTACTTTACAATCAACTGGAAGGATAATTTTGTCTCCAGCACGGTTTAGTAAATCTTTAGCAAAATCAACTTTATCTTCTTCTAATAATGATAATCCGATTTCTTTACCTTGTGCTTTGAAGAATGTATAAGCCATTCCTCCACCGATAATAACTTTATCAGCGATTGTTAATAAGTTTTCAATAACACCGATTTTGTCAGAAACTTTAGCGCCACCTAAAATAGCTACTAATGGACGTTCTGGTTCACTCACAACGCCACCAATGAATTTAATTTCTTTATCCATTAAGAATCCTGATGCTGTTTCTACATTTGAAGCAATACCTACGTTTGAAGCATGCTCGCGGTGTGCAGTTCCGAATGCATCATTAATGAAGATATCACCTAAAGAAGCCCAATATTTACCTAATTCGGGATCATTTTTAGATTCTTTTTTACCATCAACATCTTCAAATCTTGTGTTTTCAAATACTAAAACATCGCCTTCAGATAAATCGTTAATTGCACTTTCTAATTTTTCTCCGCGTGTTTCAGGTACAAATGTTACATCTTTATTTAATAATTCACTTAAGCGTTCTGCTACTGGTTTAAGTGATAATTCTTTTTTATCTTCTTCTGTTTTCACTTTACCTAAGTGTGAGAATAAAATAACTTTACCGCCTTGTTCGATAATGTATTTTATTGTAGGAAGCGCTTGAACAATTCTGTTATCGTTCGTTACTGCACCGTCTTTCATTGGTACATTAAAATCTGCTCTTACAAGTACTTTTTTCCCTTTTAATTCAACATCTTTGACATTCTTTTTTGCCATGACTTGTCTTCCTCCTCTAGATAATGGAAAATACTTACTGATTAAAATAAGCGGAGAAGCGATGAGCTCCCCCGCTTACTTATAAGCATAACCTATTTAGTTCATTTATTTAAATTATTTGTTAGCTTGAGCAGCTAAGAATTCTAAAGTACGAACTAATTGTGAAGTGTAAGACATTTCATTGTCATACCAAGCTACAGTTTTAACTAATTGACGATCTCCAACAGTCATTACACGAGTTTGAGTTGCATCGAATAATGAACCGTAAGTGATACCAATTACGTCAGAAGATACGATTTCATCTTCAGTGTAACCGAATGAATCATTAGTAGCGTTTTTCATTGCTTCGTTGATTTCTTCAACTGAAACTTCTTTGTCTAATACTGCAGTTAATTCTGTTACAGAACCAGTTGCTACAGGTACACGTTGAGCTGATCCATCTAATTTACCTTTTAATTCTGGAATTACTAAACCAATTGCTTTAGCAGCACCAGTTGAGTTAGGTACGATGTTTTGAGCCGCAGCACGCGCACGACGGAAGTCACCTTTAGAATGTGGAGCGTCTAATGTATTTTGGTCACCAGTGTAAGCGTGAATTGTCATCATTAAACCTTCAACGATTCCAAATTGTTCATTTAAAACGTTAGCCATTGGAGCTAAACAGTTAGTAGTACAAGATGCACCAGAAACGATTTCTTCTGAACCGTCTAATTCGTCATGGTTAACATTGTATACGATTGTTTTTAAGTCGCCTGAAGCTGGAGCAGAGATTAATACTTTTTTAGCGCCTGCTTCGATATGAGCTGATGCTTTTTCTTTATCTGCGAAGAAACCAGTACATTCTAATACTACGTCGATATCTAAATCGCCCCATGGTAATTCTTTAGGGTTAGGATTTTCGAAAGTTTTGATTTCTTTACCGTTAACACGGAATCCGTTTTCGATTACTTCAACTTCGTCTTTGAAACGACCTTGAGTTGAATCGTATTTTAATAAGTGAGCTAACATAGCGTCATCAGTTAAATCATTGATTGCTACTACCTCGATATTTTCTACCTCTTGTAATCTTCTGAATGCTAAACGACCGATTCTACCAAAACCATTAATTGCTACTTTAGTTGCCATTATTGATGGCCTCCTTTTATGTTTGTTATTTCAAAAAGGCTGTTAACCTTTTATTCCAAATTAATCATTGCTTTTGCAGCACCTTCGTCGGTAATAAGAATTGTATTCTTAGGTGCAATTTCAAGGTAAGCTTTAATTGCTTCCGCTTTCGATGCACCACCGGCTACTGCAAAAATATTAGTCTTCGTTGCTAAGTCTTCTAGTTGCAATCCGATAGTCTTAACACGATGTACGACTTCTCCTTTTGAATTAAAATAATATCCAAAAGCTTCTCCGACTGCTTGATGATGATTCAATTGACTTACGACTTCTTCAGAAGATTTTCTTCTTTGAGCCATTTTCAGCGCATCACCAATACCGTGAATAATAAAATCCGAATGTCGAATTGCATCAAGTACCTCAATCACTGCAGGTTCTTTCAGCAACGTTTCATAAGAACTTTCACTTACTTGATCCGGGACATACAAGACCTTATATGACCCACCAGTTCGATTAGCCATACTAGCACAAATGGTATTAGCCTGGAACACAACGTTCTCTCCTAAACCACCTCGAGCCGGTGTGAACATAATGTCTTTATCTAATGGATGTAATGACTCACTTACTCTAGCCATTGTTGATCCACCCGTTACTGAAACAGATGCATTATCATATAAAGACTGTTCAAGTAACTCACCTGTAACATTACCCATTTCAGTTTTAACCATTTCTTCCAAATCAGAATTACCTCTTACAATATGAGCTTTCACACCGTATCGATTAAAAATTTCTTCTTCTAAGTGATTAAAACTAGAGTATAACGTCAAATAATGTGACAGTGATGCTAACGTTTGCTCACCTATATCTGTTAATTTCATTCCATTAGAATGAACACTGAGTAAATCTTGTTGTTTTAAAATTTCTATCTCTGTTCTCAATACCCGCTCAGTTATATTCATAACATCACTTAAAGTTCTTCGACCAACAGGTTGCTTTTTTTCAATCGTAGATAATATATTAAAACGTCGGTACATCTTGTCAATCAAATCAGGAACTAGTCTATGTTGAATCTTCAACAAATCTTCCATAAACAAGACGCCTCCTCACAGATTAACAGATGGGCAATATCTAACCTAGGTTAGACGTTTTACGTCCCATGCGGGTCAAAAAAATAATATCTGTTTACATTTTTATAATACACCCACCATGAACATATTGCAAGTAAAAGTAGCTTCATCATTTTAATTTATCAAACTTTTCTAATAACGTTACAAAATCAATATTGCCCTCTTGTAAAACTTGATTTTTATATTTAACGACCGGTACTCTTAACATATATTTTTCAAGTAAATGATCATCTTCATCTATATTAATAGTATCAATCACTACATGCTCATTACATGACGCTTTAAAAAATTCCAATTGATATTTCGCATCTTCACAAAGTCCACAATTCGAACCAATAAAAAATTGTATATTCAAAACATCACCCTCAAATTATAATAGCCTCCCCGAGACGAATTGAACGCCCATTTCAAGAACCGGAATCTTGCGTGTTATCCTTTACACTACGGAGAGTGAATCTTAATTAATCATTTATACTGCCTTAACATCTTCATACTATAATAAAATTATCAACCTTAAGGAGTGAATGATATGACCTATACTCAAGCAGAAAATATTATTAAAAAAAGGTGCGCCCTTTTTAATATGCAAGTTGCTCAAATCCATTGCACTCAGCTAATTGATTACGGGAACTATTATATCATTTATGCAAACATTGACAATATATGTCGTAAATTCCCT encodes the following:
- a CDS encoding sugar-binding domain-containing protein, giving the protein MEDLLKIQHRLVPDLIDKMYRRFNILSTIEKKQPVGRRTLSDVMNITERVLRTEIEILKQQDLLSVHSNGMKLTDIGEQTLASLSHYLTLYSSFNHLEEEIFNRYGVKAHIVRGNSDLEEMVKTEMGNVTGELLEQSLYDNASVSVTGGSTMARVSESLHPLDKDIMFTPARGGLGENVVFQANTICASMANRTGGSYKVLYVPDQVSESSYETLLKEPAVIEVLDAIRHSDFIIHGIGDALKMAQRRKSSEEVVSQLNHHQAVGEAFGYYFNSKGEVVHRVKTIGLQLEDLATKTNIFAVAGGASKAEAIKAYLEIAPKNTILITDEGAAKAMINLE
- a CDS encoding phosphoglycerate kinase; its protein translation is MAKKNVKDVELKGKKVLVRADFNVPMKDGAVTNDNRIVQALPTIKYIIEQGGKVILFSHLGKVKTEEDKKELSLKPVAERLSELLNKDVTFVPETRGEKLESAINDLSEGDVLVFENTRFEDVDGKKESKNDPELGKYWASLGDIFINDAFGTAHREHASNVGIASNVETASGFLMDKEIKFIGGVVSEPERPLVAILGGAKVSDKIGVIENLLTIADKVIIGGGMAYTFFKAQGKEIGLSLLEEDKVDFAKDLLNRAGDKIILPVDCKVAKEFSNDAEITVVSADEIPADQEAMDIGPKTVELFTEALEGANTVVWNGPMGVFEFSNFAKGTIGVCKAIANLKDATTIIGGGDSAAAAMDLGFADDFTHISTGGGASLEYLEGKELPGIVAISEK
- a CDS encoding glutaredoxin family protein, translated to MNIQFFIGSNCGLCEDAKYQLEFFKASCNEHVVIDTINIDEDDHLLEKYMLRVPVVKYKNQVLQEGNIDFVTLLEKFDKLK
- the gap gene encoding type I glyceraldehyde-3-phosphate dehydrogenase, whose protein sequence is MATKVAINGFGRIGRLAFRRLQEVENIEVVAINDLTDDAMLAHLLKYDSTQGRFKDEVEVIENGFRVNGKEIKTFENPNPKELPWGDLDIDVVLECTGFFADKEKASAHIEAGAKKVLISAPASGDLKTIVYNVNHDELDGSEEIVSGASCTTNCLAPMANVLNEQFGIVEGLMMTIHAYTGDQNTLDAPHSKGDFRRARAAAQNIVPNSTGAAKAIGLVIPELKGKLDGSAQRVPVATGSVTELTAVLDKEVSVEEINEAMKNATNDSFGYTEDEIVSSDVIGITYGSLFDATQTRVMTVGDRQLVKTVAWYDNEMSYTSQLVRTLEFLAAQANK